One genomic window of Arachis hypogaea cultivar Tifrunner chromosome 8, arahy.Tifrunner.gnm2.J5K5, whole genome shotgun sequence includes the following:
- the LOC112707066 gene encoding coumaroyl-CoA:anthocyanidin 3-O-glucoside-6''-O-coumaroyltransferase 1, with product MSYLTKNKCMIMAAHTTTTTTNKKHEQVKIIEECKVAPPEGSLASTTTIVPLTYLDIPWFLCHPIKRIFFYDFPHSTNHFLQSSLPPLKHSLSLSLQHFFPFASNLIVPPSPNLPFIRFLDGLDSLSFTIAESKADFSLLVSDSPQDVRFLHPLIASLPPKVTMEDGTLVMPLMAIQVTVLPNTAFAISLTFSHLAADGYSLHHFIKFWANLCKQIITRGSGTNDEDVKESSFLSLPFHDRDIVKDPKGLKHVYMEEVRDLLRKNNNLMNSQVPVNSNTMVRATLVLNHSQVEKLKKFVSLKYRDTYGSNTLLHMSTFVVTCSLIWVCMMQSEEQTEGNHHHNNKNFDDEVCYFIILADYRGRSELSIPSNYFGNCLLSGYVRLKRGELVGENNGDCYHGIFEAASGIDREIRNLRNDALTRVESFVPYARELNKCRSITVVAGSPKLGVYETDFGWGKPKKSVAVHVESAGAFSLSDCRNNEGAVEIGIALERIRMKKFIKIFEQHLQNIDHDFPT from the coding sequence ATGTCATATCTAACAAAAAACAAGTGCATGATCATGGCTGctcacaccaccaccaccaccaccaacaagaAGCATGAGCAAGTGAAGATCATAGAAGAATGTAAAGTTGCACCACCAGAAGGGTCTCTTGCCTCCACCACCACCATTGTTCCCCTCACTTACTTGGATATCCCATGGTTCCTATGCCATCCGATTAAGCGCATCTTCTTCTATGACTTCCCTCACTCCACCAACCACTTCCTTCAATCATCACTCCCTCCTCTCAAACACTCCCTCTCCCTTTCCCTCCAACACTTCTTTCCATTCGCCTCCAACCTCATCGTACCTCCCTCCCCAAATCTCCCCTTCATCCGTTTTCTTGACGGTCTCGACTCACTCTCTTTCACCATTGCAGAGTCTAAAGCAGACTTTTCCTTACTCGTATCTGATTCGCCACAAGATGTTCGCTTTCTACACCCTTTGATCGCTTCTTTGCCACCTAAGGTTACCATGGAGGATGGTACGCTTGTTATGCCTCTCATGGCCATTCAAGTCACTGTTCTTCCAAACACTGCCTTCGCCATTTCTCTAACATTCAGCCATCTCGCCGCCGATGGCTACTCGCTTCATCATTTCATCAAGTTTTGGGCCAATCTTTGCAAGCAAATAATAACAAGAGGTAGTGGAACAAATGATGAAGATGTTAAAGAATCTAGTTTTTTGTCTCTTCCTTTTCATGATAGAGACATAGTTAAGGACCCGAAAGGGCTTAAACATGTTTACATGGAAGAGGTAAGAGATTTGCTGAGGAAGAACAACAACTTGATGAATTCTCAAGTCCCTGTCAATAGTAACACCATGGTACGTGCAACTCTTGTCCTAAACCATAGCCAAGTTGAGAAACTCAAGAAATTTGTGTCTCTTAAATACCGTGACACCTATGGTTCTAATACGTTATTACACATGTCAACGTTTGTGGTCACGTGTTCATTGATTTGGGTTTGCATGATGCAATCAGAAGAACAAACCGAAGGcaatcatcatcataataataagaattttgatGATGAAGTTTGCTATTTCATAATTCTAGCTGATTACCGTGGCCGTTCTGAGTTATCAATACCTTCAAATTACTTTGGGAATTGCTTATTGTCTGGATATGTGAGACTCAAGAGGGGTGAGCTAGTTGGAGAAAATAATGGTGATTGTTATCATGGGATTTTTGAGGCAGCAAGTGGAATTGACAGGGAGATTAGAAATCTGAGAAATGATGCATTAACAAGGGTTGAAAGTTTTGTCCCCTATGCTAGAGAATTAAATAAATGTCGTAGTATAACTGTGGTGGCAGGGTCTCCAAAATTAGGAGTTTATGAAACTGATTTTGGGTGGGGAAAGCCTAAGAAATCTGTAGCAGTTCATGTTGAATCAGCAGGAGCATTTTCTCTTTCGGATTGTAGGAACAACGAAGGAGCAGTTGAGATTGGAATTGCACTTGAGAGGATCCGAATGAAGAAATTCATCAAAATTTTCGAACAACACCTCCAAAACATCGATCATGATTTCCCTACGTAG